The region AAAAAATACGTAGAAAAGGAGTAAATCTAACATACAGAAAACAGCAAGCATACAAGTTTCTAGAATAAGAAATGCAAGACAATATTCTTTGACATGTTTTGAAATATTCACCCACCCTACAAGCAAACAAACTGGAACGAGAAATGTGGTTAACACAATAAAGAAAAGTGAAATACCATCTATCCCTATATACGCATTCATATTAAAAAATGGTAACCATCCAATATGTTCGACAAACTGAAATTTAGCTGTAGAATTATCAAATACAATCCATAGTCCACTCGCTACAACAAAATTAATAAGACTTATACACAAAGCAATTATTTTGATGGCACGAACTTTCCAGCTTGGTATACAAGCAATAATTAAAGCTCCTACAAGTGGAAAAAGTAATAAAAATGATAGAAAAGGCATACTTTATGTTTTTTTTTAACACATACATCCCTATAGTATTAATGAATATATGTGTTGACTAAGCTGTTTTACGTGCATGGTTAAACAAAATAAAACTGAGCACGAAAAGTCCATAAATACGAGGATCCACCCATGGAGAAACAATATCCCAAAAACTTACAAGAATTATACATACACCGACCCCACATAACATAAGGAAAGCATAATGATAGATATACCCACTTTGTAGTTGACTTACTTGACGCATAGTTTGTGTACAAATTTGCATAATACCTGCTGGTCCAATAATTTCAATAAAACCCTTATCTAAAGTTTTAAATGTTGTATGATACCCAAGACTTAATGCTTTGGATGCAATATAATCATTGTATACTTTATCAAAAAGCCAACGTTTATTGAGGAAAATATAAAGTTTTCGTCCAATAAAACTTGTTTTCATCATGTAAGCAAAACTACTCCCTACAATATTAATATTTAAAGCAAAAAGTGCACCAAGTACACTAAATACAATAGGAATAAATTTTATAGACTGTGGAATATACTCGGATTCTAAAACAATTGTATTTATAGGAAGAATGAAAAGAGCATTGTTCCAGAAAGGTGTACCTAAACCAATCATCATATCTTTTGCCATGTACCCAACAAAAATACTTCCAAATGCAAGTATAATTAAAGGCCAAGCCATTAATTGAGGTGCCTCATGCACATCTTTTAAACTAGCTTTAAATGAATTGACTGGACCTAAAAAGGTTAAAAATAAAAGACGGAAAGAATAATATGAAGTAAATAAGGCCGATAGAACACCTAACCAATATGCAAAATTTCCACCAATTGTGTACTTTGCGTACGCTACTTCTAAAATAACATCTTTTGAGTAAAAACCTGTTAAGAAAGGAAAGCCAATAAGTGCTAACGAACCAATAAACATCATAGCATAAGTAAACGGAAGAAGTTTTACAACACCACCCATTTTTCTCATATCTTGTTCATCAGCTAAGGCGTGAATGACTGAACCTGCACTTAAAAACAATAATGCTTTAAAGAAAGCATGGTTCATTAAATGAAACACGCCAACAGCATATTGTGATAAACCACAAGCAAATACCATGTATCCAAGCTGACTACATGTTGAATAAGCAATTACACGCTTTAAATCGTTTTGTACAACACCCGTAGTTGCTGCAAAAAAAGATGTCATAGCACCAACAACTGTGACTACAAGTAAAGCATGAGGAGCATACTCAAAAAGTGGAGAACAACGTGCAATCATAAATACACCTGCAGTTACCATCGTAGCTGCATGAATAAGTGCTGACACGGGTGTTGGTCCTTCCATTGCATCTGGGAGCCAAGTATGTAATCCAAGCTGAGCTGATTTTCCTACAGCACCGACAAATAATAAAAGACAAATAGTTGTAAGTGCGTGAGTATCCATATGGAAAAAGAAAAACGACTCTTGTGCAAGTTGACCAGCACAAGCAAAAACAGTTTGGAAATGTACACTTTTACACATAAAAAAGATGCCCATAATACCTAAAGCTAATCCAAAATCACCTACTCGGTTTACTAACATCGCTTTGATAGCAGATTTATTAGCTTGGACACGAGTATACCAAAAGTTAATTAGAAGATATGATGCTAAACCTACGCCTTCCCAACCAAAAAACATTTGGATGAAATTATTTGCAGTAACAAGCATTAACATAAAAAAGGTAAAAATAGACAAATACGACATAAAACGTGGTAAATGTGGATCTTGACCCATATATGCAATTGAATACATATGTACGAGTGTACTCACAACTGTTACCACTACAAGCATAACAACAGTTAAACTATCAAAAAGAAATCCCCATGATGCATCAAAGAGTTCAGAATGAAACCATGGAGCAAAATCTAGATAGCAAGGACTGCCACAAATTCCTACTTCATAGAAAGCAAGAATAGAAAGAAATGCTGATAGTGCTACACAAACTGTAGCTAAAATTGGTGAGCCACGGTATCCAAAAAAACGACCGAAGCCACAGCAAAGCAAAAAGCTAAGCAAAGGCAAACACACAAGTAATAAATACATATATATATATTTCTTTTGCTTTTATCTTTCTTTATAGAAAGATATAATGTTTCGAAGTGGATTTGAACCACTGACACAAGGATTTTCAGTCCTTTGCTCTAACCAACTGAGCTACCGAAACGACTTCTTCTTTTGTTTATCTTCACTTATTTTTATAAAAAAAAAATACATATGGAAAGTAAAACTTTACCAAGTTTATTACATACAAATAAAACACACGTAGGTGCAGTTGAAATGAGTCCTTGGATGTACCCTTACATGTTAGGCTATCGAGACAAAGTACCTTTTTTAAATGTTGAGGAAACTCTAATTGGAACTCAAAAAGCTTTAGTATTTTTAAAAAGTGTACGTGAGAAAAAAGGTGAAATATTAATTGTAAATACACATCCTGCTTTTAGTAAAGTAGTAAAAAAAACTTCTACAATACTAGGTATACATTATGTGAATGAACATTGGATTGGCGGTTTATTAACAAATTGGCAACAGTTAAAATACTCAGTACATGCCTACAAAAAGTTTAATAGTTTTATTTCACCAATAATAACTAAAGATATTGTGGCTTTTCCTAAATATACAAAAGCAAAAAAACGTTTTGACGGTATTCAAAATATGGTGTTTAAACCTGATGCTATTATTTTACTTCAAGCAACTACAGCACATAAAAGTATTATTGAAGAAGCGAAACGTCTAAAAATCCCTGTTATAGCTTGTGTTGATTCATCTTCACCAACAGTTAGTGTTGAATATCCAATTCCGATTAATACGTATTCTAAAGCATTTTGTCACTTTTTATGCAGACTATTAGTTAAAATTTGCTAAATTTTTGATTTTTTTATACTGGAGTAAAAGGGTTCGAACCTTTGCATGTCGGTATCAAAAACCGATGCCTTTCCACTTGGCTATACTCCATACTACTCGATACCACCCCAGTTTGTAATGGGGTGGTTAATTTATTTATTTCCACCATCGTTTATGTATATATTGACGGTTATTCTCTGCTTGCTTATGAAGTAGATTTTTTTCTTGACAAGCTTTTCCTTGATTTTTGTATGCATCAAAAAATTCTACTGCAAGTGAATATGCAAATGTATACATCATAGGATTTTTTGCTTTTATTCCTTTTTTATGTTTTACATTCGCATTAGAAATAATCGTTCTTATCGCTCTATTTTCTTGTTTATTTAAAGATAAACTTGCTGGAACAAACTGTGTATTTCCTCCAATTCGTGCTTTACGAAGTTCAAATACTGGTTTCGCATTTTGAAGAGCAGTTTGAATAATTTCAATAGGATGAACACGTAAAGTATCTTGAGATTGTAAATTTTCTAGAATATGAAGTACTTTAAAAGTTATTCCAGCAGCTCTAGTTTTATGCCCTTTTTTTGTAAGAAAAGAAGTAAGCTTTGCTAATATTGGAATATCTGAAATAGAATCTGAAGATTTTTCTACCTTTGATATAGTATAGTAAATTGGTGCTGTTAAAATATCAACACTATGTAATGTTTTATTATATTGATGTTTTATGTACGTGTTGGTTTTTTTGTACCGTATTTGGATCGGCCTTGGTGGCGGTTTTTTAAACCCTGAGTATCTAATACACCACGTATAACTTTATATTTTACACCTGGCATATCTTTGACACGACCTCCACGAACAAGTACTACAGAATGCTCTTGTAAATTATGTCCTTCGCCAGGAATATAAGCAATAATTTCTCTATTATTACTTAAGCGAATTTTTGCAATTTTACGAATTGCTGAATTTGGTTTTTTAGGTGTTTTAGTATACACACGTAAACATACACCACGCTTTTGTGGACTTCCTTGAAGAGCTGGTGTTTTTTTATCGCGCATACGTTTTTTTGGAAGACGTTGTTGTGCACCTAAAATTAATTGATTTGTTGTAGGCATATAACCAATATGTTTTTTTAATAAATATATAATTCTTTGTAAGGAATAATTTACTCCTTACAAAGACTGAAAAATAAAAATTTAATCACGTGGTACATAATGTAATAATGCTTTTTCGAATTTTCCTAAAAATGGAATAAAAATTAAGAAATATGCGAAAAAGTATACCGACGCGAGTTGACCAATTAATACATATGGATCTTCTACTGGTTGACAACCAATCCACCCAAGAAGTAAACAATCTGCTACAAATAACCAAAACAGTTTTTTATGTAAAGGTCGGAAATTTGAACTACGAATACTTGATGTATTGATGAATGGAAGGAGTAAAAGAGAGACAAATACCAAACCAATAGCTGCAACTCCAGCAAGTTTATTTGGAATACTACGTAAAATAGCATACACAGGTAAAAAGTACCACTCAGGTACAATATGTGCTGGTGTAGACATAGGATTAGCAGGAATATAATTGTCAGGATGTCCTAATGCGTTTGGTGCAAAATAGATGAAGAAAGAAAAAAATAATGCAAAGATTACCCATCCAACTAAATCTTTTAAAAAGAAATAAGGGTAAAAGGATACTTTATCCACTACAGCTAAGCAACCTAAAGGGTTATTTGACCCATATTGATGTAAAGCTGCA is a window of Micromonas sp. RCC299 mitochondrion, complete genome DNA encoding:
- the nad5 gene encoding NADH dehydrogenase subunit 5, yielding MYLLLVCLPLLSFLLCCGFGRFFGYRGSPILATVCVALSAFLSILAFYEVGICGSPCYLDFAPWFHSELFDASWGFLFDSLTVVMLVVVTVVSTLVHMYSIAYMGQDPHLPRFMSYLSIFTFFMLMLVTANNFIQMFFGWEGVGLASYLLINFWYTRVQANKSAIKAMLVNRVGDFGLALGIMGIFFMCKSVHFQTVFACAGQLAQESFFFFHMDTHALTTICLLLFVGAVGKSAQLGLHTWLPDAMEGPTPVSALIHAATMVTAGVFMIARCSPLFEYAPHALLVVTVVGAMTSFFAATTGVVQNDLKRVIAYSTCSQLGYMVFACGLSQYAVGVFHLMNHAFFKALLFLSAGSVIHALADEQDMRKMGGVVKLLPFTYAMMFIGSLALIGFPFLTGFYSKDVILEVAYAKYTIGGNFAYWLGVLSALFTSYYSFRLLFLTFLGPVNSFKASLKDVHEAPQLMAWPLIILAFGSIFVGYMAKDMMIGLGTPFWNNALFILPINTIVLESEYIPQSIKFIPIVFSVLGALFALNINIVGSSFAYMMKTSFIGRKLYIFLNKRWLFDKVYNDYIASKALSLGYHTTFKTLDKGFIEIIGPAGIMQICTQTMRQVSQLQSGYIYHYAFLMLCGVGVCIILVSFWDIVSPWVDPRIYGLFVLSFILFNHARKTA
- the rps2 gene encoding ribosomal protein S2, with the protein product MESKTLPSLLHTNKTHVGAVEMSPWMYPYMLGYRDKVPFLNVEETLIGTQKALVFLKSVREKKGEILIVNTHPAFSKVVKKTSTILGIHYVNEHWIGGLLTNWQQLKYSVHAYKKFNSFISPIITKDIVAFPKYTKAKKRFDGIQNMVFKPDAIILLQATTAHKSIIEEAKRLKIPVIACVDSSSPTVSVEYPIPINTYSKAFCHFLCRLLVKIC
- the rps12 gene encoding ribosomal protein S12; this translates as MPTTNQLILGAQQRLPKKRMRDKKTPALQGSPQKRGVCLRVYTKTPKKPNSAIRKIAKIRLSNNREIIAYIPGEGHNLQEHSVVLVRGGRVKDMPGVKYKVIRGVLDTQGLKNRHQGRSKYGTKKPTRT
- the rps7 gene encoding ribosomal protein S7 (start codon not determined); amino-acid sequence: LHSVDILTAPIYYTISKVEKSSDSISDIPILAKLTSFLTKKGHKTRAAGITFKVLHILENLQSQDTLRVHPIEIIQTALQNAKPVFELRKARIGGNTQFVPASLSLNKQENRAIRTIISNANVKHKKGIKAKNPMMYTFAYSLAVEFFDAYKNQGKACQEKNLLHKQAENNRQYIHKRWWK